In Eubalaena glacialis isolate mEubGla1 chromosome 3, mEubGla1.1.hap2.+ XY, whole genome shotgun sequence, the following are encoded in one genomic region:
- the DPM3 gene encoding dolichol-phosphate mannosyltransferase subunit 3, which produces MTKLAQWLWGLALLGSTWAALTMGALGLELPSSCREVLWSLPAYLLVSAGCYALGTVGYRVATFHDCEDAARELQSQIQEARADLARRGMRF; this is translated from the coding sequence ATGACGAAATTAGCGCAGTGGCTGTGGGGGCTGGCGCTCCTGGGCTCCACCTGGGCTGCTTTGACCATGGGAGCCCTGGGTCTGGAGCTGCCCTCGTCTTGCCGGGAGGTCCTGTGGTCACTGCCCGCCTACTTGCTGGTGTCCGCCGGCTGCTATGCACTGGGTACTGTGGGCTATCGCGTGGCCACTTTTCACGATTGCGAGGACGCCGCCCGCGAGCTGCAGAGCCAGATCCAGGAGGCCCGAGCCGACTTGGCCCGCAGGGGGATGCGCTTCTGA